CCGCAAATGTTCTCTCTCTCCTCTTCCGAGACCCACGGATGTGCCTGCAGAAGTGAATATCAACATTATTGACAACTCCATCAAATGAGAAAAATGGTAATTAACGCCAATGGAATCGGTTGTTCGGTACCTTCAGATACACATCGACGGCTCTGTAGAGACCGTCGTGGAAGAGTCTTGCCTCGTCGGGAAGCGAGATGGCGAAATTGTAGAACTTCTCCGGCTTGAGATTCGCGTCGGAAGCTATCTCCGATAGGTACCCGTCGATGAGTTTTCCAACGAGCATCAGCGCCGGCGACCTCGCTGCGGGGTCTTCGTTCGATGCGGCGTTTCTTGCCTCTAAACTTTCCAGAAAATAACTCAAAATCCTCTCCACGCACTCGACGTCGTAAAGCGTTTCGTTCAGGTAGGAGTAACTCGGCACGAGAAGGTCGTCGAGCGTGGCTTCTTCGAGCTGCAATCCTATCTTCTTTTCCAACGCGTCTCTGCAGGCTTCCGAAGCGCTCAGTATATTCGCCGTTCGTAACAATCCGAAAAAAAACCTCGTCGCTGTTGCGGCCTTCGAACTCTTCTGAAGCGGAAGATTCGAAACCAGCGTCTCCAGAAGCTCCTTCTGCTCCGTTTCTGTAGCAACGGACGACGACGACGAAGGTAACGGCAACGGCTTCCGATTCGATCTTGAAACACCAGGAATGTACTTCTTAGCATAATACATCACGCAGGTTTCAATAATCTCAGGACTCAGCTCCGCAGTTTTCATCGCAAGAATCAATCTCTTGAACAGAGGCAAACGCAGAAGCGCCAGATCTTCAAACCAAGAATCGCCGTGACCGGCGCCGGCCTTTCTTCTTCCTGCACCGTCAATTCCATTCCAGAGGACCTGTTTGGAAGCAGTAGTAGCGTCACTCACCGGCCATCCGAACAATGCAGGATCCGCGGACGAAGCTCTGGAAACCACAGAATCAACACACCTCTGCGTGATTCCAAGCGTTTCCGCCATAGGCATCAAGGAGTCACaagattttagggttttgacgGAGTCCTTGAGGCTCTTGAGCACGTGCTGCGAGAGGAACCTCTCCGTCTTGGAAACGAGGTTGTCTTCGGAGTAATCTTCTGTCATTTCGAGAAACTCGCCGGCACACCGGAGCGCTGCCACATTGGACGGGGAGAGGTCGATCTTGACGCCGTAACAGAATTTGGCGGCCATCTCGAAGGCCTCAGAGCCGCCGGGGAAGCCCGAGAACGTCACGTGACACTGGTCTTCAACGATTTCGTCTTCGTCTTCGGTTtcttgctgctgctgctgcggCTGCTGTGGGGCAGAGGAATGAGTCGCTGCCTCTTGCTGCGTTATAAGGTGGTGGAGCTTTCGGCTTTTGGACATGAGAGGAAACTGAAATAGGTATCAGAGACAAATTTCAGAGATTGGAGTACGGATTATTGTCGGTACTGGAAGTGGAAATGTACCCATGTGGCATGTGTGTGAGAGATTTGATACTCTGTATGTTGAGGCTTACCTTGTGGAGATGGAATGTCATGTCATCAACTTCCACCACAATGTCACTCGGCAATCCCGTTGTGCAGAACCTGCAGAGTAGAAAtgtgagaagagaaaaaaggttGAAGAAAGTGGATGTGCATAAACCAATAAGTTTCAGTCTAACCACGCTTGCCCTTTGGAACTGGGTTTTTCCGCTGATGACATTTTTCCctggaaattaaatataagatacGATTTTGGTGTTCTCCGGGAGTTCCTATTATTTAGGTTACTGGACAGTCAGATCCATGAGCATGTGAAGATTTGCGGGAACGGAGACGCTGAAAATTTTGCGAATAGGAAAGATTAGACTGGACAGATGCAAAATGTGGGGGGGATAATACCCAGAGTTGTGGTAGTGTTGCAGGGACTGAAATGGACTTGACTTGCACTACCAAttggaaaaaagaaagggaagatGAGAATGAAATAAATTGTTTGTTTGTGCTTTCTGTTGAGGttttatgaaagaaaacaacagctgaaactttaacaaaataaaaataaaaaaataaaaaataaaagtgaaacgGAATGGAATGGAATCCACAAACTCGAAGCGGACAAATGGACCTAAAAAGGGGATCACATTGGATCGTTTTTCCCTCCTTTACCaaaccttctttctttttcttttctacgaATCATCAGATCACAATTTCACTCTCATCAACAAAAGGGAAATGTCTTCCATGAGGTTTCTccttaaaacaatttcaaaagaCAATAATCCCCTATTAGACCATACACTATCTTATTCATTGCTAACCACTttcttacattatttttttatacttaagtTTTGCACAAATGatggaatatttttaattttataaatgaaatccCGGTCATTGacttacttgtttttttttagtttaataaataaattaactagcTTTATATTACACCCAACGGATGGGATATTGTGTCCTAATGTGACCTCTTCAATATGTCAGTCTTCAATGAAGACGTGAAGTTAACcactactagaaaaaaaaatgagatcaattttaattactatGATTACCAGAGTACTTTACTTTTTATCTGTCAATGTCATCGGCCAAGAATAAGTGAGTGTAACATCGTTCAAAAATATGTGAAAAGTATTGAAGCAAGAGCAGAGGTCAATTATAGTGGTTAAATGTATGAAAGGATATTTGAAATTTGTGATGAGCAAACTACCGGGTCCAGCTCACATACTCACTCCATCAACTTTAATTGGTTCGAGATTTTCCATACTTTATCAAGTGGGCATACATATAAATAGTCATAAGTAGCAAACTGTGTATAAAAAGAAAGTTGCTTGATATGCATTACAGAATCATTATTGTTAagattttttagttttcaaacttttgaagTTTTCACCTCTGGTCCCCCTTCTGAAAATACCCCTCTCCCTTCATTTATGTTGTCATATCTGCCCTTACTAACAATTTATGACTGCATTTATTAAGTAGACAGTCATTGtaagataaattattaattattccCATCACAAGTTCAAAGTGAACGCaagtgtttttcaaatattcaaactGTGTAGTAGACGACCGTCCAAGGAGAAGAAGATCTGAGGAGGACACAATGTCCTCAACATGGATGTGGAAATGGTCAAATAAGCCCCACCTACCCTACATggcttttgaaatttctttgaaTGAACAAAGTTACTTGGAGgataaatcaattatttgagAATGTGGTTTACTTATAGGTAATAGCCATGTCTTTGATGCTTCTTTTCACGTGTTTGGTGGCTCACTATCAGACGATTTGCACAAAACAAGTCCTTTCATTGTGTCAATAATGTACCCTATTAATCTCACCATGCATTTGGGCCTTCTCCAAGGACAATATAATGACAAaccaccaaaaccaaaataacaaAGGGATAATTACAACACTTATACCTTCTTTCACCCTCTTTCATTAGCCTAatttcttttctgtttctttaaTCTACTTTCAATAGTAAAAAACCAAACACATTTTTACTCGTTTCAATTTTACCAACCCCAGATGTAAAAAACGAGTTTAAGTCAAAGTGTAttcttcttatatttaaaatccCAAATGTCCCTCCATTTCCCTGCTCACCAATTCCcgccttttttttcttttcctttcacttGAGGACATACACACATTTACAAAGAGTAGGTTAAAACAGGACAGGAGTACAAAAACATGAtacaagataataaaataagagaaactATTCAATTCAACAAGCTATGCGTAATAAAACAATCAGCTCAAGAACAGAGGAAATTATTCTTTATTAGTTTAACCATAACAATAGAAAAGCATGCATGTTTATGTCTATTATTTTAACTCCACCACCCCTACCTTACATCATCATATCCTAggaaaatattataagaaacaGAACTTCACacaaattgttaaattttaccAACTTCTTAATATTCTTTCCAAGATGCTCTTCTCAACATATTATGTTGATTCTGTAATCttaagttaaatattaattgaagttaaactatttgaaaaaaaaaatattaattaaaatgaaaaataattcaaatttccttttattattttaaaaaaatagaactttttttctttcaaataagaacgaatcataaaatttattattaatggaGTTGACACAGAATCACAACAAAATCGACCCTTGGCATAACATAACAATAACAACATATGACTGTTTTCATAGTATTATCATGTCAGCAACACCTAGGAGCAACATAGGTATCCAAatcctgattttttttttccctctctCTCTGTCCTCATCGTCCCACCATAAGCAAAAATATTCATTTCAGACCATCCACTGCGAGTGCTTCAAGAAATTGAGGGTTCCCAGCAGAAACACCAtttagaaaaaagtaaaattccTCTTTATAAGCCTCTTTAGCACATTCATAGTCCTCCGTGCTCTGAACTATATATGTACGTAAATTAATCTGAATGTCTATCATTGAAGTATTATGAATAAGACAGCTGAACCGAAATAGCAGATTAAAGTGACAAGATGAACAGAAATATACATTGAGATTAATTTGTCACAAGATAGTACACTATAATTAAACTCgccttttctttattattattcctTTCATAGAATCACTTTGCTTTGATCAATAACCAAAGGAAAAGAACACCGGTGTTCTCTACGACACCAAGGAGTAAACTGATCTAAATATCATTGgttgacaaattttttttaacacataagTGTTTGGATCGACTTTGATTACAATAGCAAAACTTTGACAGAATATTATAGATGAAGTTTCATCTTTGAACGATATGCTATAACATTCAGTGACGgttttttattatacatatcATTAAAGTGAGACTCGAATcttgaatgaagaacaagactGAAAGTACatagtaaattgaaattttatccAAATATAATAATCCACGTGAAATGATGAGCAAAGAAGAGGAAGGTACTTGAAGATGGTTGGTTCAAAGTGAGGTGCTTTTCTGGTAACCAAACAGGCCCTTGATAATTTGAGCTGCGTATCTCCAACAATCAAACGTGCTTATTATACCTTGGGGTGGAGTTGTTGATTGTGTTGATTGTTGTTGGTGTTGTCGGGGTATGACAAGGCCAGGCCATGAGCGACACATACAATGGTTTCCCTCCCCTATGTTTCTGTAAACACTGGTCAAGTGTTCGCCACAGCCAGCCCAGGAATATTTCCCACACTTCTGGCACAACACCTTGTAACACATGATGCTTTCTGTTACTCTTACGTTTTCTGGTGCTACCAATTGAATGTGGAACGACTTACTCAACCTAGAATAGGAGAGATAAATACTACGTTGGTACCTTGTAAACATCTACTATTTTCTTAGTTATGCCTGAAACTCATAGCAGCAACAGCTTGCTATTAAGGTAGTAACGCCCTGCATAGAGAGAATCACTTTTGAGTTTGGAGTTATCACCCAACCCCACCTTGATGGGTTTTAACGTTTCAGGTAACAAAGATTGAAGTCATATGCGTTGCCAAATCGCATTCCTCACAACATCTACCTCTTCCGGGTTTTCTGTTTTGTGTTACATAATGGGATTAATTATCCATTTATAGGCAGAAAATGTTGAAAATCACAGTCAATCGGATCTCAcatttattatagttaaaacaaatttacattattttataaataattgtaaatcttgtcttattaattgattattttctaagattaaattagacttaaaattaattttttcatcgTTCAAAACTTATACTTTGATGTTTATTGTCTACGAACacatataaatcaattttgtaatatGAGTGAATTTATAGAGTGATGTATGTATTCCTCTCACCATTTGGTGGTACAATCcaagaaattttttatgttttagacGACGATAGCTTTGTCATCAAGGAAAAACACATGTTAGtagtatttatttttggataacgatattttgacaatactttttgacaatttttttataataggacacgtgttattattttattggtctatttgaatttatgtttaaaaaatatttaaaacagaccaatcacaagctgtaggcgttgtcaaaaaattgttaaaaaagtgttgttaaaaaaagtttttctttatttttttcacgtTCAAAAACACTTTTGTTCGGTTTCTTAATTCGGATAGGAAAAGTGGTTCACGACTGATGAAGTTTAAGAAACAAGGCATGTCTGGTcctaataaataatagaattaattaaattttatgtattttataaatacttatatttttaagtttctattaaaatgtttatactTTATAGAatgcttaattattttttataagtacTTTGATTTTACTGTTAATAAGTTgatataactattatttttatccttttatctTCAACTCCTTGAGGAGGTAATGAGCCTGACTAACAGGCTAgttgaaagaaattaaagaaagaaataaattgcaagtaatgaataatgaagaggaaaacaaaaataaagattatgcatcattaatagaaaaaaataaagaaagaaaaagaagatttattttaatatagctTATGTCATACATACCCTATTACAGAAATATAGAGAGAAATCTAAAACAACAGTTGCAATCAAATTCAGCGTACAAGTTACCACCATTAGTTCCGTGTTACAGACTACTTGCTATAGCAACTGCTACAAATACGTAACCACAGGATCTTTCCTTTCTAAGTTCTTCCTTTAATCTCTCTCAATGTCTCGCTTCTCTCTCCACGCAGTCCCACCATACTTCAAACTTCATCAACCTCTTCCAATCCTTCCAATTCCCTTCCACCGTCACAAGAACCGTCAAGTCAAGATCTTAAATCAAAACCTAGACAAATCCTCAACAAcggtatatatttttttttaaattcattattatatgatgaaagtaattttaaaattgcaaAGAACCGAAGTagatattcaaatttataaaaaaatgtaaatcttttaaCGTCTCACGGTTAAAGCAAAACCCATAAGATCTTgaaggtaaaataaaattttgaagataGGAAGTAAATGCTCTAATGAAATGTATGATGTCAGGAAAAATCTGTAGCAGATTTTGACAACAGCAAAGGAACGAGTACCCCAAAAGGTGTTCCTCGCAAATTCCCAAGCAAAGACTTGAAGAAGAAAATCGCCATTGTTTCCTTTCTAGGAGCTCTGGGACTTTTTTTATCTACAAGGCTTCACTTCTTTGGTGTTCCTTCGAAGGATCATTGTGCCCATGCATTCCCGTCCGAAGAGGTTTGTTTTCAGAATTTCTCAGTCTTTTATGTCACGGGCATTCAATAATTTTAGTCAAGATATATCATTTCTATCAAAatagatagaaaataaaaagtgagtgcatgaaattaaaaaggggtGTGAGAATATCAGGAGTCCTTAGACTTATGGGGTTGTTTCTGTGGTGTTGGATGTTCTAGGCTCAGCACAACGGGAAGCTCACTGTGGTGGAGTTTGATGCAGATTAGTCTGAAGTACGTGTGGAATTAGCTCCTACTGTGCACAAAGTTGAGCAGCATTTTCAACTGATGACAAAGTGAGCTTGTACAAGTGATGACTTCAATTGATGCCTTCTGCAAAATTTCTCTAATTATCGAGCTTATTGTACAAGTCTAGTTGTAATGTTTCTTGTTGCAACACAAAATTATGTTTTCGCATTAATCTAGCAGCTTCCTGTCATTCGTCTTAGTAGtcaatttaactttaatattgtTACGGAAACCTAGTGTGATCTTTGTTAAAATGGCTATGAAAATCGGTTGAAAATAGAGAATTTTGATTAACAAGTGGGTAGAATGGAAGATGTCTGGTACTGCCAATTTTATCTGTTACTTTTCCATAACCTGGAAGAAGACGTTGGAATCAGCGAACTGTTTGAAAGCAAAAGTAACTCTCTTTTCAGCAAAAGATCGTGCagtttttgttaaaaaaggTGAAGTAAAAGTAGTGTGCTACAACTGGGATCATTGGGAacttaaaatcaatatataggaTTGCATGAACCATACTATTTCTAATAGCAACACCAGgggtatatttttatatttttttatgggaCTGGTTAACCTCTTCATGGaactatcatttttattattcctACAACTCAAATGCTACACAATCTGAACGCTTCGTGTCAAAGCAAATTTCGTTACTTTGCTCCTATATTTGCCATCCAAACTATGGGTACTTTCAACAAGGGATTACAGCAAACAGTTAAAAAATAACCTTGAAGGAGCCATTACGTTCTAAATGATTAACCTTAATTTCAATGAATAAACCCATAGCACAAATATATGTCAAATTGTCGTTAATTCCCGACACTACCATTGAATGCAAAGTTAGGCCTACCGATATCATCAAAGACTAGAGAGGAAGAGTTGTTGGACTTAGTATTTCTTTTGAAACAAAATCCTATATTAATCTCCAATCTATCTAATTTACAGCAATTTAGTCACTTATAAGTTGAATTTGTTgcagtaaatattttttttgggtCGAAGAACTGAATTGGTTTATGAGGCACCAAGTTTCAATGGGCGCAGTAATGATTAAAATACCTTTTCAGTCAGCGTCAATTGCTTACTCTGAGCCTTTCCCTTTACTAAACTTTTCTACAAAAGGGGGCGCAGTAGGAATCGGAACCACGACATAAAACACCAATGAAAACCATGTTTGGTGTAACGTCACTTATTAACTCATTGACTTGGATAACTTCTATTGAAGCACCGTTAGCAAATATCAAAAGCAACGTTCCATCACTGACTTAACATATTCAAACAAGATAGTTACATGCTCAGTTGGTTATTCCAGCAACAAAATCTATACGCTAACTCTTCGTAGGTCACTTTCTTACGACCAAAGAATAGTGAATAGTGAATAATTCTGTATATTCAGTACATAGGACCGTTGAACATAATTAAATTGTCTTGGACATTGTTGGTACGAttcagagagaaagaaagaagaatctCTATGCCAATCATAATCCAAATGGCTATATATCCTacaattgcaaaagaaaaaagaaaaccattgAATGACCTTTGCCATTCAAATAATGGGTGGATATTTCACCCAAAATAAGTATATTTCCTAACTAGCAATTTGTTGAAGGTGAGCTAGTTCCACTGAGCCAAGCATCATGCACAGATACAGGAGAGTTGTCCTTCACTTCCTTCATTGATTGCAAAAACATTTCACTCTTGGGTGGAACAATCAATGTCTCACTCCCTTGCCCTGCAACTCTCTCAAAACTAACACCAACCAATGAATTCTCTCTTCCTATTCGAGGCGATGAACAAACGGACCCAATCGATGAAGCTGTGCATATGGTTTCCTCCAAAGCTTCCCACTCACTGCGTCTGATAACTTCAAGCTCCTCAGCCACTTCAATCATGGTAGGCCTCATGTCACTATGAAAAGCAAGGCATCTAAATGCAAGCTCAGCCACCTTGTGAACAGAATAGAGTGTCCAAGCATCCCTATGTGGCTCAAGGAAGGGATCAATGATATCATCGAGACAACCCCTCCTAATCCTTTCAACTGCAAGTGCAGCCAAATTGATTTCACTTGTAGGTCGCGAAAAATCAACCACTTTCATTGCAGTTATTATCTCTACCAAAACCACTCCAAAACTGTAGACATCACTTTTATCAGAAAGGTGAAAGTTCTGGTGGTATTGGGGATCAACATAGCCCGGGGTCCCTTGTGGGGCGGTTGAGATATGTGATGTTTCTGACATTCCAAGCCTAGAAAGCCCAAAATCTGCCACTTTTGATTGAAAACTGTAGTCCAAGAGTATGTTGCTGGATTTTATGTCTCTGTGATATATCGGTGGGTTAATGGCAGAATGGAGATATGCTATAGCATTAGCAGTTTCTGTAGCAATGGTGAGTCTTATTGTCCATGGAAGTATTCCGCCCCTCTCCCTTTGCAAATGTTCAGATAGTGTTCCATTGGGCATATACTCATACACAAGTATCTGTTCTCCCCCTTCTATGCAGCAACCTAGGAGGCGCACTAAGTTTGGGTGACTCACTGAAGAAAGGAGCTTGATCTCGTTTATGACTTGGTCAACACTATTGGTGTCTCTATACTTAATCTTTTTTATAGCAACACACTCATCGTTGTGAAGGTGTCCAGCATAAACTGTGCCAAATGCCCCAGTTCCAAGCCTATGTTTTTCATCAAAAAAACTTGTGGCTCTTTCTATTTCTTTGTAGGGATATAGAGGAACAGTAGAGTCGCCCGCAGCTTCTCGTAATAACCGCTTTACTGTAACTTGTTTTCTCAGCCAAGAGGAACGACGCCTAGTAAAGTAACATACAAGAGACAGAGCAACCACCAGGGTAGCCACAATTATCACCCCTGTAAACAACAATGCAGCACTTGTTCAGATTCTAATGCACGTTTTTAACTGAATCGATTATGTATCCGGATAATGGGAATAGAGAAATAATTCaatcaagaaaaacacaaaatccaGTTAGTGCTTAGTTCTCTCCAACTCTCGGTGATTTACTTTTTGTTCAGTTCTCTCCAACTTTTGCTTATTtcagtatattttaataaagatatgcattcaataatcaatacttgtaaactaataattaacAAGAAACTTTGGTCCATTTATCAGGAAAgcattgaataaaataaatctatgAACTATACTATATAGAGGATCATATATTGGCTGAATTTCGTAAGGTTCTACCTCCAACAAGGACACCGATTTTGATTGCTTTTCTACATCTGCCAGGCCATAGTGTTGAAGGTTTGCATTGAGGAACTGCTGAAAAggctaaaatgaaaaaggggaTTAGAAAAACGACAATATTAAATACACAGAAGCTTAAGTCTCCAAGGAAATGAAATAGTTGATACAAGAATTGTGGCATGATGCAACTGATTTTTTTGCACCCATAATTCTAGTTCAGACACCAAAACAATAGAGTAAACAACTAAATATCATGGCATTATTCATATCTacaacatgtcggtgagttcaTATCCGTGTATCTACTGACCAATACTAACCGGATCTGTCGTGCCTTCAATAATATTCCTTATGGATTGCGTCAAAGTAGATGTTTACTTAATTTCAGTTTTCCAATGACTCGTATCACACTCAACTTCTAGTgtcagcaaaagaaaaaaatgataagcTACAAGCGTCGGTCGGTGATGTCCTGAACTAAGAAATTACGTGTAATATTAGGTTCATTTCCTACATCCCCACTTGATAAATGTATTTGGCACCACTCTCTCCCCTCTGACCACTTATAATATAGAatcaaaaaaaattcaaatccatCATACCAGACATGTGCTTTACCTACCATTGATCCATAAATAATCCAAAGGTACCATCAGAACATGTTGACTTCTGAAGAATTATTTCCTACGCAGGTTAcccttcaaaacaaaaacatatcaAGCCTAGCATTGACCAGTTCCATATTCTCTGCAAAATTCTGGGTCACTAATCACCCATTAACTAAAAAATCAACACCCACACCCGGAAAGAGAATCAATATCATCATGGTCCAAATGGGTCcacaataatcaaaatattgaaCTTTATGCTTAAATCTACATAACACCCATGCCCCTAACAAATCAAATATTCCCATTGTGGACCTTGATAAAGCACACACTGATCTTTAAGAGATTCCCCCACTTAAAAAACCTCATCCCCGAAATTCCCGATGCACAATCCTACACTAGTATTATAAACTAAACCAACCTGGTTGCCCAAAGCATAAAGCCGCAACCAGATGTCAAACACCACTTGGTCATCATTCAACAATCATAATCACCATccattattatcatcattacaATAACTACTTCACGAAAAGCAAACAATACATATACCTCCTCTCTCAGTTTAAACGTTTTTCTTAAATACCACTTTAGACACTGTTTACCGTTTACCTTGCTACTACTATTAATGCATTAACCAGAATGAAATTGTAATTAAGATAGACTTTGAAAAGTAAGAATGAGAAAAGACTCACTACTCCGGCAGCCATCGCCGTCTTTGAAACCGTCGCCTACGAAACCTTCATGGCACCGGCACCGGTAACCTCGATCTCCTGTGGCAAGCTTGACCACCGTGCAGGATGCATTGTTGGAGCAATTACACGGCCCTTTGAGCCACCACCCCAACTCAAG
This genomic stretch from Vigna radiata var. radiata cultivar VC1973A chromosome 7, Vradiata_ver6, whole genome shotgun sequence harbors:
- the LOC106769102 gene encoding BTB/POZ domain-containing protein At5g66560 isoform X1, whose product is MSSAEKPSSKGQAWFCTTGLPSDIVVEVDDMTFHLHKFPLMSKSRKLHHLITQQEAATHSSAPQQPQQQQQETEDEDEIVEDQCHVTFSGFPGGSEAFEMAAKFCYGVKIDLSPSNVAALRCAGEFLEMTEDYSEDNLVSKTERFLSQHVLKSLKDSVKTLKSCDSLMPMAETLGITQRCVDSVVSRASSADPALFGWPVSDATTASKQVLWNGIDGAGRRKAGAGHGDSWFEDLALLRLPLFKRLILAMKTAELSPEIIETCVMYYAKKYIPGVSRSNRKPLPLPSSSSSVATETEQKELLETLVSNLPLQKSSKAATATRFFFGLLRTANILSASEACRDALEKKIGLQLEEATLDDLLVPSYSYLNETLYDVECVERILSYFLESLEARNAASNEDPAARSPALMLVGKLIDGYLSEIASDANLKPEKFYNFAISLPDEARLFHDGLYRAVDVYLKAHPWVSEEERENICGLLDCQKLTLEACTHAAQNERLPLRAVVQVLFFEQLQLRHAIAGTLMAAEAAAEPGRQSAVLEREAEEGEEGLGLEHVQEGNGTWRVAVRENQVLRLDMDSMRTRVHQLERECSSMKRVIAKFDKSGGSDGRGGGWRASLGRKFGCKFKTQVCDSHESTAVDTRKGRHQQQQQPQQQPQQHPHHE
- the LOC106769102 gene encoding BTB/POZ domain-containing protein At5g66560 isoform X2 — encoded protein: MSSAEKPSSKGQAFCTTGLPSDIVVEVDDMTFHLHKFPLMSKSRKLHHLITQQEAATHSSAPQQPQQQQQETEDEDEIVEDQCHVTFSGFPGGSEAFEMAAKFCYGVKIDLSPSNVAALRCAGEFLEMTEDYSEDNLVSKTERFLSQHVLKSLKDSVKTLKSCDSLMPMAETLGITQRCVDSVVSRASSADPALFGWPVSDATTASKQVLWNGIDGAGRRKAGAGHGDSWFEDLALLRLPLFKRLILAMKTAELSPEIIETCVMYYAKKYIPGVSRSNRKPLPLPSSSSSVATETEQKELLETLVSNLPLQKSSKAATATRFFFGLLRTANILSASEACRDALEKKIGLQLEEATLDDLLVPSYSYLNETLYDVECVERILSYFLESLEARNAASNEDPAARSPALMLVGKLIDGYLSEIASDANLKPEKFYNFAISLPDEARLFHDGLYRAVDVYLKAHPWVSEEERENICGLLDCQKLTLEACTHAAQNERLPLRAVVQVLFFEQLQLRHAIAGTLMAAEAAAEPGRQSAVLEREAEEGEEGLGLEHVQEGNGTWRVAVRENQVLRLDMDSMRTRVHQLERECSSMKRVIAKFDKSGGSDGRGGGWRASLGRKFGCKFKTQVCDSHESTAVDTRKGRHQQQQQPQQQPQQHPHHE
- the LOC106767948 gene encoding thioredoxin-like protein HCF164, chloroplastic: MSRFSLHAVPPYFKLHQPLPILPIPFHRHKNRQVKILNQNLDKSSTTEKSVADFDNSKGTSTPKGVPRKFPSKDLKKKIAIVSFLGALGLFLSTRLHFFGVPSKDHCAHAFPSEEAQHNGKLTVVEFDAD
- the LOC106769337 gene encoding wall-associated receptor kinase-like 14, with translation MFHRSTKFALLLTIFLFCSTIAPTSSSCQPSCGQHSLKYPFGFCSDSKVKLNCSSDSSKVKIGEFEVQNITSDSIFVSLPVKCNRSLGVIDPLFGGNFAPTFNNSFLLQGCKSKQNGCDITPSSFVGEHGPVEGCDWKSKSEDVICFKRLPRDNSSREDVLPSDLKGIGCSFLFSAIAYDKNKGKELSFQLQMLELGWWLKGPCNCSNNASCTVVKLATGDRGYRCRCHEGFVGDGFKDGDGCRSTFSAVPQCKPSTLWPGRCRKAIKIGVLVGGVIIVATLVVALSLVCYFTRRRSSWLRKQVTVKRLLREAAGDSTVPLYPYKEIERATSFFDEKHRLGTGAFGTVYAGHLHNDECVAIKKIKYRDTNSVDQVINEIKLLSSVSHPNLVRLLGCCIEGGEQILVYEYMPNGTLSEHLQRERGGILPWTIRLTIATETANAIAYLHSAINPPIYHRDIKSSNILLDYSFQSKVADFGLSRLGMSETSHISTAPQGTPGYVDPQYHQNFHLSDKSDVYSFGVVLVEIITAMKVVDFSRPTSEINLAALAVERIRRGCLDDIIDPFLEPHRDAWTLYSVHKVAELAFRCLAFHSDMRPTMIEVAEELEVIRRSEWEALEETICTASSIGSVCSSPRIGRENSLVGVSFERVAGQGSETLIVPPKSEMFLQSMKEVKDNSPVSVHDAWLSGTSSPSTNC